The window CCAGGGCATAGTCGAAGAGCTGGGTCACCCAAGGGGTGGCGTTGCCAAGAGCGAACAACACTTTGCCGTGCTCCCGTGCGGTTGCGCACAGGTCGAGCAGTTCGCTCCAGGTGGTGGGGACAGCACCGCCGATCTCGTCCAGAGTGCGCTCGGAGTAGATGGCACCGATCGCGCTGAAGCTCATGGGCACCGCGTAGGTGATGCCCAGCACTTCGGTCACGGGTCTGACGCCTTCCGGAACGGTCCCGCTGAAGCGGCGCAGGGCCAGATCCTCCAGCAGGTTGTCGCGTTCGAGCGCCGTGACGGAGGCCGGGTTGTGTCGGCGTAGACGACGCTGACGTGCATGTCGGCGTTCTGCCGATGGAGGGCCGTGACGACACTGCTCATGGAGGACTTGTCGGTGACGTTGGCCATGACCGTGATCACCGTGTCCCGCCCCTCGGACGTGTCGAGGAGGGAACAACCGGCCAGCAGTGCGGATGCGCAGATGATCGCGAGCGCTGAGCGCGAAAGGCGTGTGGTGACGGGCACGAACGGACTCCGGAAGCGAGAGGGGAGGTCAACCGATGCTCAGGATCCGCTGTGCCGTCAGGCTGCGGGACGAGCGCGTCGCCTTCCGAAAGGTCATCCTCCCCGCCGCGGGGTCCAAGCGGCTCGCCCTGACCATCCCGGCGCAGGACCTCACCGTTTGGAAAGCGGGTGCCTGGACGCTCGTCCCCGGCTCCTACACCTTCGCTACGGCAGGCGGCGCGGTTCGGCCTCCGCCGCTGTCGGCAGGGCGGCGTACACCTGGACGACGTCGGTGCCCTGGCGGCGGCCCGTGTTGGTGACCGTGACGCTGAGGGTGACGCTCTGGGCCGCCTGGTCGTAGGCGGCTTCGACGGAGCCGTGGGCGAAGTTCGTGTACGACAGCCCGTGGCCGAAGGGGAAGCGGGGCTGCTGGCCCTGGGCGTCGTAGTAGCGGTAGCCGACGGCGATGTCGTCGTCGTAGGAGACGGTGCCGTTCGTGCCGGGATAGTGGTCCAGAAGGCACGCAGGATGCCGGCGCCGTCGATGGTGGCCGCCTCGAACAGTTCCCGAAGATGGTCAAGGGCATGGGCGGCGCGATGGACCTGGTCCACGGCGCCCGCCGCGTCATCGTCCTGATGGAGCACACCGCCAAGGACGGACGGGGCACCGAAGATCCTCAAGGACTGCACCCTGCCGCTGACCGGCGAGCGCTGCGTGCACCGCATCATCACCGACCTGGGCGTCCTCGACGTCACCGACGACGGCCAGGCCCTGGTGGAGACGGACGCGGGCGTCACCGCGGAGGACATCGCGGCCCGTACGGCCCGTACGGACGCACCGCTGCGCATGGACGTCTTTTGATGCGCGTTCCGCGTGCGCCGAAGGCCGGTGAGGTGGCGAAGCCGCCGAAACGGTCCGGGCCACTCCGCCACATCCGTGGGGGTGCCGGACCAGCGGCGTGACCATTTCGGAGGCTCTGGCTCAGCCCGGTTGGCTGGGTGCGGTACGCGGTCAGGCGGTGGTCACCCGGGTTGCGGTTTCCTTGCGGATGGCGGGGGCGACTTCGGTGGCCAGGAGCTCGATGGAGTCGTGAACCATGCCGGGCGGCATGCCACCGAAGTCGATCTGCCCCATGAACCGGTCGATGCCGAGAAGTTCGCGTTCGGTGAGGACCTTGTCGATGACTTCCTGCGGGCTGCCGGTCATCAGCGCGCCAAGAGGGCTCGCGACGGCTTCGAACTGGTCGGCATCGATGAGCCAACCGCGGCCATTAGGGGTCTTCGGCCGCAGGTACTCGCGGTAGTACGGGTAGAGGGCATCGCGGGCGCCCTGGGAGGTCTTGGCGACGTAGAAGTGGCTGGTGAGGCCTAGGCGGAGCGTGTCGGGGGTGTGGCCGGCGGCCTGGCCGGTGGCGCGGTAGTGCTCGGTGAGGGGCCGAGCGCGGCGGATGTCTCCGCCGATGAGCCCGAGGGTCATGGGCAGGCCGAGGCGTGCGGCGCGTTCCGCGCTGGCGGGGGTGCCGCCGACGCCGAGCCACAGGGGCAGTTTCTTCTGCTGGGGGCGGGGCGGGACGGGCACGTTGTCGAGGGCGGGGCGGTGGCGGCCGGACCAGGTGACGTGCTCGCCTGCGCGGATGGCGAGCAGGAGGTCGAGCTTCTCGGCGAAGACGTCGTCGTAGTGGGCGGGGTCGATGCCGAAGAGGGTGAAGGCTTCGAGGAAGGCGCTGCGTCCGGCGATGATCTCGGCTCGGCCCTGGCTGAGGTGGTCCAGGGAGGCGAAGTCCTGGTGGAGGCGGACGGGGTCGAGGGTGGAGAGGACGGAGACGGCGCTGGTGAGGCGGATACGGGTGGTGGCCTGGGCTATCGCGGCCAGCGGGACGGCGGGGTTGGCGACGGAGAAGTCGGGACTGTGGTGTTCGCCGAGGCCGAAGACGTCGAGGCCGGCCTGGTCGGCGGCGATGGCGTAGGAGACGATCTCGCGGGTGCGGCGGGCCGGGTCGTGAAGGCGGCCGGTGGCGGGGTCGGTCTGCAGGTCGGACAGGGAAAGGATGCCGAGTTCCACGGCACGCTCCTTACGGGGGAAAAGTCCCGTCGCTCAGGTCGACGGTGGCCGTGCGCAGCCCGCGCTCGGCGAGTCCGGCGAGTCGGTCGGTGGTGCGGCCGAGGGCCAGGATGTCGTCGGCGGCGGTGCCGCGCTGGAGGAGGGCGTCGATGGTGAAGGCGCCGAACCTGCCGGTGGCGCCGATGATCGCGACGGTCACGGGGATGGTCTTCCTCGTGTGCGGGGGTCAGTTGCTGATGGCGGGTGCGCGGCCGATGTAGGTAGTGTCGTCGACCTGCGCAGCGGTGAAGGCGGCGATGTCGGCGCGGCTGACGGCGAAGCCGAGCTTGTCGGTGCCGAAGAAGCCGGTGCGCACCCTGGACTGCCTGGGGGTGTCCTTGGGGGCGATGAAGCGGACGATGGTCCAGTCCAGGCCGGAGTCCATGATCCGGCTCGACATGCCAGTGATCTCCTCGTAGGCGCGCGGCATGAAGGTGCGCGGCATGAAGGCGATCAGGCGGGTGACGAGGGTCGGCTTCTCGTGCGGGTCGAGGATCGCCGGGGTGGCGTGGCCGATGTAGCGGCGCACGCCGTGGTGTTTCATGGCGGCGAGGATGTGGCCGGTCCCGGCGACGAGCGGCAGGCCGGTGGCCTTGCGGTCAAGGCTCGGCCCCAGCGCGCTGACGACGGCGTTCGCTCCGGCGACGGCCGAGTCGATGGCGTCCTTGTCGGACATCTCACCGGCCACCACGCGGACGCGGTCGCCCCAGGAAGCGGGGATCTTCTGCGGATTGCGGGCGTAGGCGGTGACCTGGTGGCCGCGGTCGACGAGTTCGGCGACGGTCAGGGAACCGATCGCGCCGGTGGCACCGAAGACAGTGACGTTCATGCGGGTTCGTTCCTTCAAGGGGAGTGGAGAGGGGCGGCGGTGGCCAGGCCGCGGGACGGCGTGGTGGTCAGGCGCAGGTGACGGTGATCTTGCCGAGGGTCCCGGCGCCGAAGGCGTCGAATGCCTCGGGCCCCTGCTCCAAGGAGTAGGTGGCGGTGACCGGGACGCGCAGCGCCTCGGAAGCGGCATGGCCGGCCAGCGTGTCCAAGGTCTGGGTGCTGGGGTCGGCCGTGATCGAGTGGACAGTGACACCTTCGGTCCCGACGGCCTCCTGGGTCAGGCCCAGGGTGGAGGCGATCCGGCCACCCTCGCGCAGCAGGCCCACCAGCTGCGCGGCGTCGCCCGCCATGTGCAGCACCGCGTCGATGCCCTCGGGGGCCAGCGCTCGGACCTGGGCGCCGAGATCGGCCGTGTAGTCCACGGCCGTGACATCGGCGTCGGTCAGGCCGGTGACGAAGTCGGCCCCGGCGCCGGGGCGGGCGGTCGCGATCACCCGGGCACCGCGGGCGGCGGCCAACTGCACGGCCAGCGCACCGACACCGCCGGTGGCGCCGGAGACCAGCACCGTCTCACCCTTCTCAAGAGCTGCCGCCTCCACGCTGTTCAGCGCGGCCGTGCCCGCCAGCCCGAGCGCACCCGCGTCCTTCACGTCCAGGCCCTCGGGGATCCGGGCGACGCCGTAGCCGGCGCTGACAGTGACGTACTCGGCCAGCGCACCGCCGCCGAGGTACGGCTTCATCGCCACACCGAAGACCGCGTCTCCGGGCGAGAAGGCGTCCACGCCCTCACCGACGGCCTCGACGGTGCCGGCGAAGTCCATGCCGAGCACCAGCGGGAAGCGGTGCTCCATCATTCCCTCCAGCAGGCCCGAGGTGACCGACAGGTCGAAGCCGTTGACCGACGATCCGGCGACCTTCACCAGCAGCTCACCAGCCGCGGGCGTGGGGGTCTCGACCTCGGCGAGGGCCGGGGCGGAGGGGACCTTGCTCAGTGTGAGTGCACGCATGACAACAACCTCTCGACAATTGGAACGGCCTTCCCGTTTCCATATTGTCCAGCGTAGCAACACAAGTGGGCCGCTTGTTCCACTTCGGTAGGGTGTTTCCATGACTTCTTCCGCAGCTTCCGAAGCAGCCCCGGCCGAGCGACCCGGAACCGGGCTGCGCGTCGACGCCGAACGCAACCGCGACCGCATCCTCGCCGCCGCCCGCCGTCTCTACGCCCGCGAGGGCCTCGGTGTCTCCATGGCCTCCGTCGCCCGCGAGGCCGGTGTCGGCAAGGCCACCCTTTCCCGCCGCTTCGCCACTCGGGAGGACCTGA of the Streptomyces sp. NBC_00287 genome contains:
- a CDS encoding NAD(P)-dependent oxidoreductase encodes the protein MNVTVFGATGAIGSLTVAELVDRGHQVTAYARNPQKIPASWGDRVRVVAGEMSDKDAIDSAVAGANAVVSALGPSLDRKATGLPLVAGTGHILAAMKHHGVRRYIGHATPAILDPHEKPTLVTRLIAFMPRTFMPRAYEEITGMSSRIMDSGLDWTIVRFIAPKDTPRQSRVRTGFFGTDKLGFAVSRADIAAFTAAQVDDTTYIGRAPAISN
- a CDS encoding fibronectin type III-like domain-contianing protein, which produces MLRIRCAVRLRDERVAFRKVILPAAGSKRLALTIPAQDLTVWKAGAWTLVPGSYTFATAGGAVRPPPLSAGRRTPGRRRCPGGGPCW
- a CDS encoding LLM class flavin-dependent oxidoreductase; its protein translation is MELGILSLSDLQTDPATGRLHDPARRTREIVSYAIAADQAGLDVFGLGEHHSPDFSVANPAVPLAAIAQATTRIRLTSAVSVLSTLDPVRLHQDFASLDHLSQGRAEIIAGRSAFLEAFTLFGIDPAHYDDVFAEKLDLLLAIRAGEHVTWSGRHRPALDNVPVPPRPQQKKLPLWLGVGGTPASAERAARLGLPMTLGLIGGDIRRARPLTEHYRATGQAAGHTPDTLRLGLTSHFYVAKTSQGARDALYPYYREYLRPKTPNGRGWLIDADQFEAVASPLGALMTGSPQEVIDKVLTERELLGIDRFMGQIDFGGMPPGMVHDSIELLATEVAPAIRKETATRVTTA
- a CDS encoding NADP-dependent oxidoreductase, which translates into the protein MRALTLSKVPSAPALAEVETPTPAAGELLVKVAGSSVNGFDLSVTSGLLEGMMEHRFPLVLGMDFAGTVEAVGEGVDAFSPGDAVFGVAMKPYLGGGALAEYVTVSAGYGVARIPEGLDVKDAGALGLAGTAALNSVEAAALEKGETVLVSGATGGVGALAVQLAAARGARVIATARPGAGADFVTGLTDADVTAVDYTADLGAQVRALAPEGIDAVLHMAGDAAQLVGLLREGGRIASTLGLTQEAVGTEGVTVHSITADPSTQTLDTLAGHAASEALRVPVTATYSLEQGPEAFDAFGAGTLGKITVTCA